The Montipora capricornis isolate CH-2021 chromosome 6, ASM3666992v2, whole genome shotgun sequence genome has a window encoding:
- the LOC138051262 gene encoding uncharacterized protein, with protein MTGGVSSNEDFVFILSVVLLCLLFFQWIFVAFLFLWLRKIHLQADQAYKERNIFSKLNFAGLKQTATVESMTKGKSTYSIPLVISNKRATSENADTDKSPNWKNIDRTFAYAEADLVEDGATGSSTVEGEEDKNLIARSKTQGKEKLIHDKKDASDATLQDPKLNDNNGQGMLLLTGGCLHDDIGRKTVFKTLKGTQSSQVVISEKPQDRLVLVEAEIVPDGTVAGESRLTNKTHRFEDSGELNMAKDRNGKHLPLNDLKVSKKIDTDGIISGDRPPSEEKQLHQESSSGALEKRAPRFEDAPQKGLSSESKPKVKPKPAKAKLPKEKSKQVTLLGKPDEEGRKISVVQRLSAKDQSEHYGRARTNASRSQRDIDAEKRCGEQLTPNYDCIGTSFSNRLDLGNKDTSEDIYEKIDENTSGFSKKKSSSFYPQATCVNVKQNTKKSGQDSATHYDNPTEEGPFYVNIREVFDI; from the coding sequence ATGACTGGAGGCGTGTCAAGTAACGAAGACTTCGTCTTCATACTCTCTGTGGTGCTTCTCtgtcttttatttttccaaTGGATATTCGTCGCGTTTCTCTTTTTGTGGTTGAGAAAAATACATCTTCAAGCAGATCAAGCATACAAGGAAAGGAATATTTTTTCGAAACTGAACTTTGCGGGTTTAAAACAAACTGCAACCGTAGAAAGTATGACAAAAGGGAAAAGCACATACTCGATTCCTTTGGTGATAAGCAACAAGCGTGCTACCAGTGAAAACGCCGATACCGATAAATCACCGAACTGGAAAAATATCGACAGAACCTTTGCCTATGCAGAAGCAGATCTTGTAGAAGACGGTGCAACAGGAAGTTCTACCGTTGAAGGCGAAGAAGACAAAAATTTAATTGCTAGGTCAAaaacacaaggaaaagaaaaattaattcatgATAAAAAAGATGCTTCCGATGCCACATTACAAGATCCAAAACTGAATGATAACAATGGTCAAGGAATGCTTCTTTTAACTGGGGGATGTCTTCATGATGATATTGGCAGGAAAACcgttttcaaaactttgaaGGGTACCCAAAGCAGTCAAGTTGTTATTAGTGAAAAGCCTCAAGATCGCCTGGTGCTTGTCGAAGCAGAAATTGTCCCAGATGGAACAGTTGCAGGAGAAAGCCGGCTCACAAACAAGACTCATCGTTTTGAAGACAGTGGAGAATTGAATATGGCAAAAGATAGAAATGGGAAACATTTACCTCTCAACGATCTCAAAGTTAGCAAGAAAATTGACACCGATGGGATCATTTCCGGGGATAGGCCGCCAAGCGAAGAAAAGCAATTACACCAAGAAAGCTCATCCGGGGCATTGGAAAAGAGAGCACCTCGTTTTGAGGACGCACCTCAAAAGGGCCTCTCTTCTGAGTCCAAaccaaaagtgaaaccaaagccTGCAAAGGCAAAGCTTCCAAAGGAAAAATCTAAACAGGTCACTCTTCTGGGAAAGCCAGATGAAGAAGGACGAAAAATTTCGGTTGTTCAGCGTTTATCAGCGAAAGATCAGTCTGAGCACTATGGGAGAGCCCGAACTAACGCTTCACGGAGCCAGCGTGACATAGACGCAGAAAAGAGATGTGGCGAACAGCTGACACCGAATTACGATTGCATAGGGACAAGTTTCAGCAACAGGTTAGATCTGGGCAATAAAGACACCTCGGAGGACATTTACGAAAAGATTGATGAGAATACTTCTGGTTTCAGCAAAAAGAAGAGCTCTTCTTTTTATCCTCAGGCAACTTGCGTCAAcgtcaaacaaaacacaaagaagAGTGGGCAAGACTCCGCCACGCATTATGATAACCCCACAGAGGAAGGCCCATTTTACGTTAACATAAGGGAAGTGTTTGATATTTAA